One Serinus canaria isolate serCan28SL12 chromosome Z, serCan2020, whole genome shotgun sequence DNA window includes the following coding sequences:
- the LOC115485154 gene encoding uncharacterized protein LOC115485154 isoform X3, protein MESSHCHPLEGGTGTAWHRDGWRAAIATLWKVARALPWHRDGWRAAIATLWKVARALPGTGMESSHCHPLEGGTGTAWHRDGWRAAIATLWKVARALPGTGMESSHCHPLEGGTGTAWHRDGEQPLPPSGRWHRHCLAQGWMESSHCHPLEGGTGTALAQGWMESSHCHPLEGGTGTAWHRDGEQPLPPSGRWHGHCLAQGWRAAIATLWKVAQALPGTGMESSHCHPLEGGTGTALAQGGMESSHCHPLEGGTGAARPWQGCRAVSLGVTPPCPLPWEHPVPVPAGGWHCCQPARAPPIARQRLQAGSCAPSWHLPPCSRRAGDAQPHFYLWVPAHGEDGRKSLAPSGRGDTGTPRLELLAAGPGAAEPGPK, encoded by the exons atggagagcagccatTGTCACCCTCTGGAAGGTGGCAcgggcactgcctggcacagggatggatggagagcagccatTGCCACCCTCTGGAAGGTGGCacgggcactgccctggcacagggatggatggagagcagccatTGCCACCCTCTggaag GTGGCAcgggcactgcctggcacagggatggagagcagccatTGCCACCCTCTGGAAGGTGGCAcgggcactgcctggcacagggatggatggagagcagccatTGCCACCCTCTGGAAGGTGGCAcgggcactgcctggcacagggatggagagcagccatTGTCACCCTCTGGAAG GTGGCAcgggcactgcctggcacagggatggagagcagccatTGCCACCCTCTggaaggtggcacaggcactgcctggcacagggatggatggagagcagccatTGCCACCCTCTGGAAG GTGGCacgggcactgccctggcacagggatggatggagagcagccatTGCCACCCTCTGGAAGGTGGCAcgggcactgcctggcacagggatggagagcagccatTGCCACCCTCTGGAAGGTGGCAcgggcactgcctggcacagggatggagagcagccatTGCCACCCTCTggaaggtggcacaggcactgcctggcacagggatggagagcagccatTGTCACCCTCTggaag GTGGCacgggcactgccctggcacagggagggatggagagcagccatTGCCACCCTCTggaag GTGGCACGGGCGCTGCCCGGCCCtggcagggatgcagagcagtgTCCCTCGGGGTGACCCCTCCGTGCCCTCTCCCCTGGGAGCACCCCGTGCCGGTGCCAGCTGGGGGTTGGCATTGCTGCCAGCCTGCCCGCGCTCCCCCCATCGCTAGGCAACGGCTCCAAGCCGGTTCCTGCGCTCCCAGCTGGCACCTCCCACCATGTTCCCGCCGCGCAGGGGATGCGCAGCCCCATTTCTATCTTTGGGTGCCAGCGCACGGCGAGGACGGGAGGAAATCGCTGGCACCGAGCGGGCGGGGTGACACGGGGACCCCGCGCCTGGAGCTCCtcgccgcggggccgggggctgccGAGCCCGggccaaaataa
- the LOC115485154 gene encoding uncharacterized protein LOC115485154 isoform X12, producing the protein MESSHCHPLEGGTGTAWHRDGEQPLSPSGRWHRHCLAQGWRAAIATLWKVARALPWHREGWRAAIATLWKVARALPGTGMESSHCHPLEGGTGTAWHRDGWRAAIATLWKVTRALPGTGMESSHCHPLEGGTGTALAQGWMESSHCHPLEGGTGTAWHRDGEQPLPPSGRWHGHCLAQGWRAAIATLWKVAQALPGTGMESSHCHPLEGGTGTALAQGGMESSHCHPLEGGTGAARPWQGCRAVSLGVTPPCPLPWEHPVPVPAGGWHCCQPARAPPIARQRLQAGSCAPSWHLPPCSRRAGDAQPHFYLWVPAHGEDGRKSLAPSGRGDTGTPRLELLAAGPGAAEPGPK; encoded by the exons atggagagcagccatTGTCACCCTCTGGAAGGTGGCAcgggcactgcctggcacagggatggagagcagccatTGTCACCCTCTGGAAG gtggcacaggcactgcctggcacagggatggagagcagccatTGCCACCCTCTGGAAG GTGGCacgggcactgccctggcacagggagggatggagagcagccatTGCCACCCTCTGGAAGGTGGCAcgggcactgcctggcacagggatggagagcagccatTGCCACCCTCTggaaggtggcacaggcactgcctggcacagggatggatggagagcagccatTGCCACCCTCTGGAAGGTGACAcgggcactgcctggcacagggatggagagcagccatTGCCACCCTCTGGAAGGTGGCacgggcactgccctggcacagggatggatggagagcagccatTGCCACCCTCTGGAAGGTGGCAcgggcactgcctggcacagggatggagagcagccatTGCCACCCTCTGGAAGGTGGCAcgggcactgcctggcacagggatggagagcagccatTGCCACCCTCTggaaggtggcacaggcactgcctggcacagggatggagagcagccatTGTCACCCTCTggaag GTGGCacgggcactgccctggcacagggagggatggagagcagccatTGCCACCCTCTggaag GTGGCACGGGCGCTGCCCGGCCCtggcagggatgcagagcagtgTCCCTCGGGGTGACCCCTCCGTGCCCTCTCCCCTGGGAGCACCCCGTGCCGGTGCCAGCTGGGGGTTGGCATTGCTGCCAGCCTGCCCGCGCTCCCCCCATCGCTAGGCAACGGCTCCAAGCCGGTTCCTGCGCTCCCAGCTGGCACCTCCCACCATGTTCCCGCCGCGCAGGGGATGCGCAGCCCCATTTCTATCTTTGGGTGCCAGCGCACGGCGAGGACGGGAGGAAATCGCTGGCACCGAGCGGGCGGGGTGACACGGGGACCCCGCGCCTGGAGCTCCtcgccgcggggccgggggctgccGAGCCCGggccaaaataa
- the LOC115485154 gene encoding uncharacterized protein LOC115485154 isoform X13 has translation MESSHCHPLEGGTGTAWHRDGEQPLSPSGRWHGHCLAQGWMESSHCHPLEGGTGTAWHRDGEQPLPPSGRWHGHCLAQGWRAAIATLWKVAQALPWHRDGEQPLPPSGRWHRHCLAQGWMESSHCHPLEGGTGTAWHRDGEQPLPPSGRWHGHCLAQGWRAAIATLWKVAQALPGTGMESSHCHPLEGGTGTALAQGGMESSHCHPLEGGTGAARPWQGCRAVSLGVTPPCPLPWEHPVPVPAGGWHCCQPARAPPIARQRLQAGSCAPSWHLPPCSRRAGDAQPHFYLWVPAHGEDGRKSLAPSGRGDTGTPRLELLAAGPGAAEPGPK, from the exons atggagagcagccatTGTCACCCTCTGGAAGGTGGCAcgggcactgcctggcacagggatggagagcagccatTGTCACCCTCTGGAAGGTGGCAcgggcactgcctggcacagggatggatggagagcagccatTGCCACCCTCTGGAAG GTGGCAcgggcactgcctggcacagggatggagagcagccatTGCCACCCTCTggaag GTGGCAcgggcactgcctggcacagggatggagagcagccatTGCCACCCTCTggaaggtggcacaggcactgccctggcacagggatggagagcagccatTGCCACCCTCTGGAAG gtggcacaggcactgcctggcacagggatggatggagagcagccatTGCCACCCTCTGGAAG GTGGCAcgggcactgcctggcacagggatggagagcagccatTGCCACCCTCTGGAAGGTGGCAcgggcactgcctggcacagggatggagagcagccatTGCCACCCTCTggaaggtggcacaggcactgcctggcacagggatggagagcagccatTGTCACCCTCTggaag GTGGCacgggcactgccctggcacagggagggatggagagcagccatTGCCACCCTCTggaag GTGGCACGGGCGCTGCCCGGCCCtggcagggatgcagagcagtgTCCCTCGGGGTGACCCCTCCGTGCCCTCTCCCCTGGGAGCACCCCGTGCCGGTGCCAGCTGGGGGTTGGCATTGCTGCCAGCCTGCCCGCGCTCCCCCCATCGCTAGGCAACGGCTCCAAGCCGGTTCCTGCGCTCCCAGCTGGCACCTCCCACCATGTTCCCGCCGCGCAGGGGATGCGCAGCCCCATTTCTATCTTTGGGTGCCAGCGCACGGCGAGGACGGGAGGAAATCGCTGGCACCGAGCGGGCGGGGTGACACGGGGACCCCGCGCCTGGAGCTCCtcgccgcggggccgggggctgccGAGCCCGggccaaaataa
- the LOC115485154 gene encoding uncharacterized protein LOC115485154 isoform X10, with protein sequence MESSHCHPLEGGTGTAWHRDGEQPLSPSGRWHGHCLAQGWMESSHCHPLEGGTGTAWHRDGWRAAIATLWKVARALPGTGMESSHCHPLEGGTGTAWHRDGEQPLPPSGRWHRHCLAQGWMESSHCHPLEGGTGTALAQGWMESSHCHPLEGGTGTAWHRDGEQPLPPSGRWHGHCLAQGWRAAIATLWKVAQALPGTGMESSHCHPLEGGTGTALAQGGMESSHCHPLEGGTGAARPWQGCRAVSLGVTPPCPLPWEHPVPVPAGGWHCCQPARAPPIARQRLQAGSCAPSWHLPPCSRRAGDAQPHFYLWVPAHGEDGRKSLAPSGRGDTGTPRLELLAAGPGAAEPGPK encoded by the exons atggagagcagccatTGTCACCCTCTGGAAGGTGGCAcgggcactgcctggcacagggatggagagcagccatTGTCACCCTCTGGAAGGTGGCAcgggcactgcctggcacagggatggatggagagcagccatTGCCACCCTCTGGAAG GTGGCAcgggcactgcctggcacagggatggatggagagcagccatTGCCACCCTCTGGAAGGTGGCAcgggcactgcctggcacagggatggagagcagccatTGTCACCCTCTGGAAG GTGGCAcgggcactgcctggcacagggatggagagcagccatTGCCACCCTCTggaaggtggcacaggcactgcctggcacagggatggatggagagcagccatTGCCACCCTCTGGAAG GTGGCacgggcactgccctggcacagggatggatggagagcagccatTGCCACCCTCTGGAAGGTGGCAcgggcactgcctggcacagggatggagagcagccatTGCCACCCTCTGGAAGGTGGCAcgggcactgcctggcacagggatggagagcagccatTGCCACCCTCTggaaggtggcacaggcactgcctggcacagggatggagagcagccatTGTCACCCTCTggaag GTGGCacgggcactgccctggcacagggagggatggagagcagccatTGCCACCCTCTggaag GTGGCACGGGCGCTGCCCGGCCCtggcagggatgcagagcagtgTCCCTCGGGGTGACCCCTCCGTGCCCTCTCCCCTGGGAGCACCCCGTGCCGGTGCCAGCTGGGGGTTGGCATTGCTGCCAGCCTGCCCGCGCTCCCCCCATCGCTAGGCAACGGCTCCAAGCCGGTTCCTGCGCTCCCAGCTGGCACCTCCCACCATGTTCCCGCCGCGCAGGGGATGCGCAGCCCCATTTCTATCTTTGGGTGCCAGCGCACGGCGAGGACGGGAGGAAATCGCTGGCACCGAGCGGGCGGGGTGACACGGGGACCCCGCGCCTGGAGCTCCtcgccgcggggccgggggctgccGAGCCCGggccaaaataa
- the LOC115485154 gene encoding skin secretory protein xP2-like isoform X11: protein MESSHCHPLEGGTGTAWHRDGEQPLSPSGRWHGHCLAQGWMESSHCHPLEGGTGTAWHRDGEQPLPPSGRWHGHCLAQGWMESSHCHPLEGGTGTAWHRDGEQPLSPSGRWHRHCLAQGWMESSHCHPLEGGTGTALAQGWMESSHCHPLEGGTGTAWHRDGEQPLPPSGRWHGHCLAQGWRAAIATLWKVAQALPGTGMESSHCHPLEGGTGTALAQGGMESSHCHPLEGGTGAARPWQGCRAVSLGVTPPCPLPWEHPVPVPAGGWHCCQPARAPPIARQRLQAGSCAPSWHLPPCSRRAGDAQPHFYLWVPAHGEDGRKSLAPSGRGDTGTPRLELLAAGPGAAEPGPK, encoded by the exons atggagagcagccatTGTCACCCTCTGGAAGGTGGCAcgggcactgcctggcacagggatggagagcagccatTGTCACCCTCTGGAAGGTGGCAcgggcactgcctggcacagggatggatggagagcagccatTGCCACCCTCTGGAAG GTGGCAcgggcactgcctggcacagggatggagagcagccatTGCCACCCTCTGGAAGGTGGCAcgggcactgcctggcacagggatggatggagagcagccatTGCCACCCTCTGGAAGGTGGCAcgggcactgcctggcacagggatggagagcagccatTGTCACCCTCTGGAAG gtggcacaggcactgcctggcacagggatggatggagagcagccatTGCCACCCTCTGGAAG GTGGCacgggcactgccctggcacagggatggatggagagcagccatTGCCACCCTCTGGAAGGTGGCAcgggcactgcctggcacagggatggagagcagccatTGCCACCCTCTGGAAGGTGGCAcgggcactgcctggcacagggatggagagcagccatTGCCACCCTCTggaaggtggcacaggcactgcctggcacagggatggagagcagccatTGTCACCCTCTggaag GTGGCacgggcactgccctggcacagggagggatggagagcagccatTGCCACCCTCTggaag GTGGCACGGGCGCTGCCCGGCCCtggcagggatgcagagcagtgTCCCTCGGGGTGACCCCTCCGTGCCCTCTCCCCTGGGAGCACCCCGTGCCGGTGCCAGCTGGGGGTTGGCATTGCTGCCAGCCTGCCCGCGCTCCCCCCATCGCTAGGCAACGGCTCCAAGCCGGTTCCTGCGCTCCCAGCTGGCACCTCCCACCATGTTCCCGCCGCGCAGGGGATGCGCAGCCCCATTTCTATCTTTGGGTGCCAGCGCACGGCGAGGACGGGAGGAAATCGCTGGCACCGAGCGGGCGGGGTGACACGGGGACCCCGCGCCTGGAGCTCCtcgccgcggggccgggggctgccGAGCCCGggccaaaataa
- the LOC115485154 gene encoding skin secretory protein xP2-like isoform X2 encodes MESSHCHPLEGGTGTAWHRDGEQPLSPSGRWHGHCLAQGWMESSHCHPLEGGTGTAWHRDGEQPLPPSGRWHGHCLAQGWRAAIATLWKVAQALPWHRDGEQPLPPSGRWHGHCPGTGMESSHCHPLEGGTGTAWHRDGEQPLPPSGRWHRHCLAQGWMESSHCHPLEGGTGTALAQGWMESSHCHPLEGGTGTAWHRDGEQPLPPSGRWHGHCLAQGWRAAIATLWKVAQALPGTGMESSHCHPLEGGTGTALAQGGMESSHCHPLEGGTGAARPWQGCRAVSLGVTPPCPLPWEHPVPVPAGGWHCCQPARAPPIARQRLQAGSCAPSWHLPPCSRRAGDAQPHFYLWVPAHGEDGRKSLAPSGRGDTGTPRLELLAAGPGAAEPGPK; translated from the exons atggagagcagccatTGTCACCCTCTGGAAGGTGGCAcgggcactgcctggcacagggatggagagcagccatTGTCACCCTCTGGAAGGTGGCAcgggcactgcctggcacagggatggatggagagcagccatTGCCACCCTCTGGAAG GTGGCAcgggcactgcctggcacagggatggagagcagccatTGCCACCCTCTggaag GTGGCAcgggcactgcctggcacagggatggagagcagccatTGCCACCCTCTggaaggtggcacaggcactgccctggcacagggatggagagcagccatTGCCACCCTCTGGAAGGTGGCacgggcactgccctggcacagggatggagagcagccatTGCCACCCTCTggaaggtggcacaggcactgcctggcacagggatggagagcagccatTGCCACCCTCTGGAAG gtggcacaggcactgcctggcacagggatggatggagagcagccatTGCCACCCTCTGGAAG GTGGCacgggcactgccctggcacagggatggatggagagcagccatTGCCACCCTCTGGAAGGTGGCAcgggcactgcctggcacagggatggagagcagccatTGCCACCCTCTGGAAGGTGGCAcgggcactgcctggcacagggatggagagcagccatTGCCACCCTCTggaaggtggcacaggcactgcctggcacagggatggagagcagccatTGTCACCCTCTggaag GTGGCacgggcactgccctggcacagggagggatggagagcagccatTGCCACCCTCTggaag GTGGCACGGGCGCTGCCCGGCCCtggcagggatgcagagcagtgTCCCTCGGGGTGACCCCTCCGTGCCCTCTCCCCTGGGAGCACCCCGTGCCGGTGCCAGCTGGGGGTTGGCATTGCTGCCAGCCTGCCCGCGCTCCCCCCATCGCTAGGCAACGGCTCCAAGCCGGTTCCTGCGCTCCCAGCTGGCACCTCCCACCATGTTCCCGCCGCGCAGGGGATGCGCAGCCCCATTTCTATCTTTGGGTGCCAGCGCACGGCGAGGACGGGAGGAAATCGCTGGCACCGAGCGGGCGGGGTGACACGGGGACCCCGCGCCTGGAGCTCCtcgccgcggggccgggggctgccGAGCCCGggccaaaataa
- the LOC115485154 gene encoding skin secretory protein xP2-like isoform X6, with protein sequence MESSHCHPLEGGTGTAWHRDGEQPLSPSGRWHGHCLAQGWMESSHCHPLEGGTGTAWHRDGEQPLPPSGRWHGHCLAQGWRAAIATLWKVAQALPWHRDGEQPLPPSGRWHGHCPGTGMESSHCHPLEGGTGTAWHRDGEQPLPPSGRWHRHCLAQGWMESSHCHPLEGGTGTAWHRDGEQPLPPSGRWHGHCLAQGWRAAIATLWKVAQALPGTGMESSHCHPLEGGTGTALAQGGMESSHCHPLEGGTGAARPWQGCRAVSLGVTPPCPLPWEHPVPVPAGGWHCCQPARAPPIARQRLQAGSCAPSWHLPPCSRRAGDAQPHFYLWVPAHGEDGRKSLAPSGRGDTGTPRLELLAAGPGAAEPGPK encoded by the exons atggagagcagccatTGTCACCCTCTGGAAGGTGGCAcgggcactgcctggcacagggatggagagcagccatTGTCACCCTCTGGAAGGTGGCAcgggcactgcctggcacagggatggatggagagcagccatTGCCACCCTCTGGAAG GTGGCAcgggcactgcctggcacagggatggagagcagccatTGCCACCCTCTggaag GTGGCAcgggcactgcctggcacagggatggagagcagccatTGCCACCCTCTggaaggtggcacaggcactgccctggcacagggatggagagcagccatTGCCACCCTCTGGAAGGTGGCacgggcactgccctggcacagggatggagagcagccatTGCCACCCTCTggaaggtggcacaggcactgcctggcacagggatggagagcagccatTGCCACCCTCTGGAAG gtggcacaggcactgcctggcacagggatggatggagagcagccatTGCCACCCTCTGGAAG GTGGCAcgggcactgcctggcacagggatggagagcagccatTGCCACCCTCTGGAAGGTGGCAcgggcactgcctggcacagggatggagagcagccatTGCCACCCTCTggaaggtggcacaggcactgcctggcacagggatggagagcagccatTGTCACCCTCTggaag GTGGCacgggcactgccctggcacagggagggatggagagcagccatTGCCACCCTCTggaag GTGGCACGGGCGCTGCCCGGCCCtggcagggatgcagagcagtgTCCCTCGGGGTGACCCCTCCGTGCCCTCTCCCCTGGGAGCACCCCGTGCCGGTGCCAGCTGGGGGTTGGCATTGCTGCCAGCCTGCCCGCGCTCCCCCCATCGCTAGGCAACGGCTCCAAGCCGGTTCCTGCGCTCCCAGCTGGCACCTCCCACCATGTTCCCGCCGCGCAGGGGATGCGCAGCCCCATTTCTATCTTTGGGTGCCAGCGCACGGCGAGGACGGGAGGAAATCGCTGGCACCGAGCGGGCGGGGTGACACGGGGACCCCGCGCCTGGAGCTCCtcgccgcggggccgggggctgccGAGCCCGggccaaaataa
- the LOC115485154 gene encoding uncharacterized protein LOC115485154 isoform X4, with translation MESSHCHPLEGGTGTAWHRDGEQPLSPSGRWHGHCLAQGWMESSHCHPLEGGTGTALAQGWMESSHCHPLEGGTGTAWHRDGWRAAIATLWKVARALPGTGMESSHCHPLEGGTGTAWHRDGEQPLPPSGRWHRHCLAQGWMESSHCHPLEGGTGTALAQGWMESSHCHPLEGGTGTAWHRDGEQPLPPSGRWHGHCLAQGWRAAIATLWKVAQALPGTGMESSHCHPLEGGTGTALAQGGMESSHCHPLEGGTGAARPWQGCRAVSLGVTPPCPLPWEHPVPVPAGGWHCCQPARAPPIARQRLQAGSCAPSWHLPPCSRRAGDAQPHFYLWVPAHGEDGRKSLAPSGRGDTGTPRLELLAAGPGAAEPGPK, from the exons atggagagcagccatTGTCACCCTCTGGAAGGTGGCAcgggcactgcctggcacagggatggagagcagccatTGTCACCCTCTGGAAGGTGGCAcgggcactgcctggcacagggatggatggagagcagccatTGCCACCCTCTGGAAGGTGGCacgggcactgccctggcacagggatggatggagagcagccatTGCCACCCTCTggaag GTGGCAcgggcactgcctggcacagggatggatggagagcagccatTGCCACCCTCTGGAAGGTGGCAcgggcactgcctggcacagggatggagagcagccatTGTCACCCTCTGGAAG GTGGCAcgggcactgcctggcacagggatggagagcagccatTGCCACCCTCTggaaggtggcacaggcactgcctggcacagggatggatggagagcagccatTGCCACCCTCTGGAAG GTGGCacgggcactgccctggcacagggatggatggagagcagccatTGCCACCCTCTGGAAGGTGGCAcgggcactgcctggcacagggatggagagcagccatTGCCACCCTCTGGAAGGTGGCAcgggcactgcctggcacagggatggagagcagccatTGCCACCCTCTggaaggtggcacaggcactgcctggcacagggatggagagcagccatTGTCACCCTCTggaag GTGGCacgggcactgccctggcacagggagggatggagagcagccatTGCCACCCTCTggaag GTGGCACGGGCGCTGCCCGGCCCtggcagggatgcagagcagtgTCCCTCGGGGTGACCCCTCCGTGCCCTCTCCCCTGGGAGCACCCCGTGCCGGTGCCAGCTGGGGGTTGGCATTGCTGCCAGCCTGCCCGCGCTCCCCCCATCGCTAGGCAACGGCTCCAAGCCGGTTCCTGCGCTCCCAGCTGGCACCTCCCACCATGTTCCCGCCGCGCAGGGGATGCGCAGCCCCATTTCTATCTTTGGGTGCCAGCGCACGGCGAGGACGGGAGGAAATCGCTGGCACCGAGCGGGCGGGGTGACACGGGGACCCCGCGCCTGGAGCTCCtcgccgcggggccgggggctgccGAGCCCGggccaaaataa
- the LOC115485154 gene encoding skin secretory protein xP2-like isoform X5 produces MESSHCHPLEGGTGTAWHRDGEQPLSPSGRWHGHCLAQGWMESSHCHPLEGGTGTALAQGWMESSHCHPLEGGTGTAWHRDGEQPLPPSGRWHGHCLAQGWMESSHCHPLEGGTGTAWHRDGEQPLSPSGRWHRHCLAQGWMESSHCHPLEGGTGTALAQGWMESSHCHPLEGGTGTAWHRDGEQPLPPSGRWHGHCLAQGWRAAIATLWKVAQALPGTGMESSHCHPLEGGTGTALAQGGMESSHCHPLEGGTGAARPWQGCRAVSLGVTPPCPLPWEHPVPVPAGGWHCCQPARAPPIARQRLQAGSCAPSWHLPPCSRRAGDAQPHFYLWVPAHGEDGRKSLAPSGRGDTGTPRLELLAAGPGAAEPGPK; encoded by the exons atggagagcagccatTGTCACCCTCTGGAAGGTGGCAcgggcactgcctggcacagggatggagagcagccatTGTCACCCTCTGGAAGGTGGCAcgggcactgcctggcacagggatggatggagagcagccatTGCCACCCTCTGGAAGGTGGCacgggcactgccctggcacagggatggatggagagcagccatTGCCACCCTCTggaag GTGGCAcgggcactgcctggcacagggatggagagcagccatTGCCACCCTCTGGAAGGTGGCAcgggcactgcctggcacagggatggatggagagcagccatTGCCACCCTCTGGAAGGTGGCAcgggcactgcctggcacagggatggagagcagccatTGTCACCCTCTGGAAG gtggcacaggcactgcctggcacagggatggatggagagcagccatTGCCACCCTCTGGAAG GTGGCacgggcactgccctggcacagggatggatggagagcagccatTGCCACCCTCTGGAAGGTGGCAcgggcactgcctggcacagggatggagagcagccatTGCCACCCTCTGGAAGGTGGCAcgggcactgcctggcacagggatggagagcagccatTGCCACCCTCTggaaggtggcacaggcactgcctggcacagggatggagagcagccatTGTCACCCTCTggaag GTGGCacgggcactgccctggcacagggagggatggagagcagccatTGCCACCCTCTggaag GTGGCACGGGCGCTGCCCGGCCCtggcagggatgcagagcagtgTCCCTCGGGGTGACCCCTCCGTGCCCTCTCCCCTGGGAGCACCCCGTGCCGGTGCCAGCTGGGGGTTGGCATTGCTGCCAGCCTGCCCGCGCTCCCCCCATCGCTAGGCAACGGCTCCAAGCCGGTTCCTGCGCTCCCAGCTGGCACCTCCCACCATGTTCCCGCCGCGCAGGGGATGCGCAGCCCCATTTCTATCTTTGGGTGCCAGCGCACGGCGAGGACGGGAGGAAATCGCTGGCACCGAGCGGGCGGGGTGACACGGGGACCCCGCGCCTGGAGCTCCtcgccgcggggccgggggctgccGAGCCCGggccaaaataa